The following coding sequences are from one Saprospiraceae bacterium window:
- a CDS encoding T9SS type A sorting domain-containing protein: protein MYEIDTSLNNFKIDSIGRFNQKLTFYWVSKNQKNEYEFVGEVSKIKNGEITSEMNLFYMKMDSTFKIIKRKDYIGNFNYGFVTADNYTILRNEDNTWVMSAYDWVITKEPDPNYGKPTTLKFSPEFDSLIWKRSMYEKPVDVKLMNSWIYYADKMKDGSGYITAGDQYDQRVGGRENYAVLYKVSENGDSLWTRKYIPLGWSQERTAGTRMSQVKVSDYNTIIMGGIAGDRDQNYAVKAWLLHLDSDGCLVPGCNTTINTKDIIDKKDKAFVVYPNPSSSGKIYLLSRISSNEKYNLSLLNLQGKEIYKTEFLPMEGGQYFIEIPEKIKPGEYILQIKNKSNVQIEKLIMAK from the coding sequence ATGTACGAAATAGATACCAGTTTAAATAATTTTAAAATAGATAGCATAGGAAGATTCAATCAAAAATTGACTTTTTATTGGGTTTCAAAAAATCAAAAAAATGAATATGAATTTGTTGGTGAAGTAAGTAAAATAAAAAATGGAGAAATAACATCAGAAATGAATCTATTTTATATGAAAATGGATTCTACATTTAAAATTATCAAGAGAAAAGATTATATAGGAAATTTTAATTATGGATTCGTCACAGCAGATAACTATACTATACTTAGAAATGAAGATAATACATGGGTAATGTCAGCCTATGACTGGGTCATCACCAAAGAACCAGATCCCAACTATGGTAAGCCCACAACTCTCAAATTTAGCCCGGAGTTCGATAGCCTCATCTGGAAGCGATCTATGTATGAAAAACCAGTAGATGTGAAGTTAATGAATTCATGGATCTACTATGCAGATAAGATGAAAGATGGATCAGGATATATCACCGCAGGAGATCAATATGATCAGAGAGTTGGTGGTAGAGAAAATTATGCTGTCCTATATAAAGTCTCAGAAAATGGAGATAGTCTGTGGACCAGAAAATATATCCCACTCGGATGGAGCCAAGAACGCACCGCAGGGACAAGAATGTCTCAAGTAAAAGTATCCGACTATAATACGATCATCATGGGAGGCATAGCAGGAGATCGGGATCAGAACTATGCAGTGAAAGCATGGCTGCTGCATCTCGACAGTGATGGGTGTTTAGTACCGGGATGTAATACCACCATCAATACAAAAGATATCATCGACAAAAAAGATAAAGCATTCGTGGTCTATCCCAATCCGTCAAGTTCAGGAAAAATTTATCTATTATCTCGTATATCATCCAACGAAAAATATAATCTATCTCTGCTAAACCTCCAAGGTAAAGAAATCTATAAAACTGAATTCTTACCAATGGAAGGCGGGCAGTATTTTATAGAAATACCAGAAAAAATAAAGCCGGGGGAATATATTTTACAAATTAAAAATAAGTCCAACGTGCAGATAGAAAAATTAATTATGGCGAAATAA